In Canis lupus familiaris isolate Mischka breed German Shepherd chromosome 24, alternate assembly UU_Cfam_GSD_1.0, whole genome shotgun sequence, a single genomic region encodes these proteins:
- the MMP24OS gene encoding protein MMP24OS, with protein sequence MGARLSGGQGAPEPVQPQPEPQLQPQPQPQPGAPEAPERPQPEPGPWGPLDDVRFLIACTSWY encoded by the coding sequence ATGGGCGCTCGGCTGAGCGGCGGCCAGGGCGCCCCGGAGCCGGTGCAAccccagcccgagccccagctccagccccagccccagccccagcccggggCGCCCGAGGCTCCTGAGCGGCCTCAGCCTGAGCCCGGTCCCTGGGGGCCGCTGGACGATGTGCGCTTCCTCATCGCCTGCACCTCCTGGTATTGA
- the EIF6 gene encoding eukaryotic translation initiation factor 6 translates to MAVRASFENNCEIGCFAKLTNTYCLVAIGGSENFYSVFEGELADTIPVVHASIAGCRIIGRMCVGNRHGLLVPNNTTDQELQHIRNCLPDSVQIRRVEERLSALGNVTTCNDYVALVHPDLDRETEEILADVLKVEVFRQTVADQVLVGSYSVFSNQGGLVHPKTSIEDQDELSSLLQVPLVAGTVNRGSEVIAAGMVVNDWCAFCGLDTTSTELSVVESVFKLNEAQPSTIATSMRDSLIDSLT, encoded by the exons ATGGCGGTCCGAGCGTCTTTCGAGAACAACTGTGAGATCGGCTGCTTTGCCAAACTCACCAACACCTACTGCCTAGTGGCCATCGGAGGGTCAGAGAACTTCTACAG TGTGTTCGAGGGTGAGCTCGCCGATACCATCCCCGTGGTGCACGCGTCCATTGCCGGCTGCCGCATCATCGGGCGCATGTGTGTGG GGAATAGACATGGCCTTCTGGTGCCCAACAATACCACCGACCAGGAACTGCAGCACATTCGCAACTGTCTCCCAGACTCAGTGCAGATTCGGCGGGTGGAGGAGCGGCTCTCAGCCCTAGGCAATGTTACCACGTGCAACGACTATGTGGCCTTGGTCCACCCAGACCTGGACAGG gaaacagaagaaatCCTGGCTGATGTGCTCAAGGTGGAAGTCTTTAGACAGACCGTGGCTGACCAGGTGCTAGTAGGCAGCTACTCTGTGTTCAGCAATCAGGGAGGGCTGGTACATCCCAAGACTTCAATTGAAGACCAAGACGAGCTGTCCTCTCTTCTTCAGGTTCCTCTTGTG GCAGGCACTGTGAACCGAGGCAGCGAGGTGATTGCCGCTGGGATGGTGGTGAATGACTGGTGTGCCTTCTGTGGCCTGGACACAACCAGCACAGAGCTGTCAGTGGTGGAGAGTGTCTTCAAGCTGAACGAAGCCCAGCCAAGCACCATCGCTACCAGCATGCGGGATTCCCTCATTGACAG CCTCACCTGA